The Candidatus Syntrophosphaera sp. DNA segment TTGGAGGAAAGCAGGGTGCCGCCGTGTTTGCGGATCAGCGCCTCATGTTTGAAGCCGGGCGCGCCCATGGGGATCTTCAGCGCCTTCACCTCGTTGGAGCGGGAAACCAGGCAGCCATCGTTGTTCGATAGCACGGCCACCGGCTTGCCCTCCAGCGAAGGATCGAACACGCGCTCGCAGGACACGTAGAAATTGTTGCAATCCACCAGGGCAACTATGTCCGTGTCCGTCAATCCGATCTTCTGCATCGCTTTTCTCCTGGGCCCAATCTAAGGGCGGGGCTTTTCGTGTCAATCGGATATTTCGGGCATCACTCCGCTTCACGCATAACCCATAACGCGTAACGCCACCCCGTTAAAACGCTAAAACGCTACAACGCTACAACGCCAAGATTTCTCTTGACCGATTCCCCCGAACCATCCAACTATCTTTCCAAAGCTTTTATATCCCCAACTGGAGGAAAAATGAACGGTATGAAAGGCTTTCTGCTCTGCGCCGCCATGCTCTGCCTGGCGCTGGCTTTGACTGCGCAAACTCCCGAATGGCAGTGGGCGGTCAATGCCGGTGGGACAGGCACTGATTGGGGTCAGTTCATTGCTTTGGACAGTGCCGGCAACCAGTATGTGAC contains these protein-coding regions:
- a CDS encoding protein umuC, coding for MQKIGLTDTDIVALVDCNNFYVSCERVFDPSLEGKPVAVLSNNDGCLVSRSNEVKALKIPMGAPGFKHEALIRKHGGTLLSS